In Pelosinus sp. UFO1, one genomic interval encodes:
- a CDS encoding sigma 54-interacting transcriptional regulator, which produces MKRKLRSIILKEDKKEPLTDMQLGEKLLVSREYITSLRKELDILDSRDRKKRYICEEIVQLLQSNKTLSYREITSTIKARGYKLSRYLVVKYLEEIKEVNNNQCEIQRDVIPKETKDNHPENLKYISFKNLVGESGSLEIQIQQAKAAVLYPPNGLHCLILGETGVGKSELAEAMYKFSVESGRLTKDSPFIVFNCADYAENPQLLISHLFGSLKGAYTGALSDRKGLIEQADGGILFLDEVHRLTSEGQEMLFQLIDKGCFRRLGESDCTRQAQVQLIAATTENIETSLLATFKRRIPMIIEVPSLNKRPLNERLKLIKNFFGYESTRMNAPIHVSLDVMKSYLLYECFGNIGQLKSDIQVACAKSFLTYVMEKEECVKIDVRDLNLHVKKGLMKINSMRTDIESLVWQDFKFSPKQYNKMVEIENDLYSFPKEFYSDIEKTYTEYAKQGLNTEEINQIIGIEIERKLQNVIKHVKDNLHPLSTDEIAKVVGVEIISLVEELLKLAENSLGEMDPSIFYCLAIHLNATFNRVKQGREIINPNLDEIKRKYSIEYAVALEMVQHIKKYYGTILPEDEVGFIALYLRGNKQEEEAKVGIVIVTHGYVSIGMLEIANKLLNMNHGKAVVMTLEENPSDVLERLTTVVEEADEGKGIVMLVDMGSLLTLGEMISEKTGIHIETIDRVDTVMVIEAIRRSILPGATSKDVVYAVENLNYTFKKARVDSRVLKRKKAIITVCLTGEGVALQCGSHLKKIFGEKLNNIELIHMGVIGKRDLHKQIQETISTYEIIAIIGSIDPKYHGIPFISLEALFNQSGKNQMISLIEHHNKQGGMITHRGLIPKVVKDAKCIMLTEEHDKKQVLKNICNTLLQEGYVRAGYYEAVMERENMGSYIINQKVALPHADSSYVNHPVIVVAKTAKPIFWDDDNKVSLICLLALDIDGKDGVRFLFNKFNNEKFTTQIGQMQTEEDIREALLNELY; this is translated from the coding sequence GTGAAGAGAAAGCTTCGAAGTATTATTTTAAAAGAAGATAAAAAAGAACCACTTACGGATATGCAGTTAGGCGAAAAATTATTGGTAAGTAGAGAATATATAACATCATTACGTAAAGAATTAGATATTTTAGATTCTCGAGATCGTAAAAAAAGATACATATGTGAAGAGATTGTCCAACTTCTCCAATCGAATAAAACTTTATCTTATCGCGAAATTACAAGCACAATAAAAGCTAGAGGATATAAATTATCTCGTTATCTTGTGGTCAAATATTTAGAAGAAATCAAAGAAGTGAACAACAATCAATGCGAAATCCAACGAGATGTAATTCCAAAGGAGACGAAAGATAATCATCCTGAAAATCTAAAATATATATCCTTCAAAAATCTAGTTGGCGAAAGTGGAAGTTTAGAAATTCAAATACAACAAGCGAAAGCAGCAGTGTTGTATCCGCCCAATGGTCTTCATTGCTTAATTCTAGGAGAAACAGGTGTCGGAAAAAGTGAACTTGCTGAAGCCATGTATAAATTTTCGGTTGAAAGCGGCAGATTGACAAAGGATTCACCTTTTATTGTATTTAACTGCGCAGACTACGCAGAGAATCCACAACTCCTTATCTCCCACTTATTTGGGAGTCTAAAGGGAGCTTATACAGGCGCATTGAGTGATCGAAAAGGCTTAATTGAACAAGCAGACGGAGGAATCTTATTTTTAGATGAAGTACACCGTCTCACATCTGAGGGGCAGGAAATGCTATTCCAGTTGATAGACAAAGGATGTTTTCGAAGACTCGGAGAGTCTGATTGTACTAGGCAGGCGCAAGTTCAATTAATCGCCGCCACAACTGAAAATATTGAAACATCCCTGCTAGCCACATTTAAAAGAAGAATTCCTATGATTATCGAAGTGCCTTCTTTAAATAAAAGACCCTTGAATGAAAGGTTAAAATTAATTAAAAACTTCTTTGGTTATGAATCAACAAGAATGAATGCGCCAATCCACGTCTCCTTAGATGTCATGAAATCCTATTTATTATATGAATGCTTTGGTAATATAGGACAGTTGAAAAGTGACATACAGGTTGCTTGTGCAAAAAGCTTTTTAACTTACGTAATGGAAAAAGAAGAATGCGTAAAAATCGATGTACGAGATTTGAATCTGCATGTTAAAAAAGGTCTAATGAAAATAAATAGCATGAGGACTGATATTGAAAGTCTCGTGTGGCAAGATTTTAAGTTTAGTCCAAAGCAATATAATAAAATGGTTGAAATTGAAAATGATCTCTATAGTTTTCCAAAAGAATTTTATAGTGACATTGAAAAAACCTATACAGAATATGCGAAGCAAGGCTTAAATACAGAAGAAATTAATCAAATTATTGGGATTGAAATAGAAAGAAAGTTACAAAATGTCATCAAACATGTAAAGGACAACTTACATCCATTATCTACAGATGAGATTGCGAAAGTAGTAGGCGTTGAGATTATTTCCCTAGTAGAAGAGCTTTTGAAACTTGCAGAAAATTCGTTAGGGGAAATGGACCCGTCCATATTCTATTGTTTAGCAATTCATCTGAATGCTACTTTTAATCGCGTTAAGCAAGGTCGAGAAATTATTAACCCTAATCTAGACGAAATAAAAAGAAAGTATAGCATTGAATATGCAGTTGCTTTGGAAATGGTACAGCATATAAAAAAATACTATGGAACAATTCTGCCAGAAGATGAGGTTGGATTTATTGCTTTATATCTAAGGGGTAATAAACAGGAAGAGGAAGCTAAAGTTGGTATTGTTATTGTTACCCATGGATATGTGAGCATAGGTATGTTGGAAATTGCTAACAAGCTGCTAAATATGAACCATGGAAAAGCAGTCGTGATGACATTAGAAGAGAATCCTAGTGATGTGTTAGAACGGCTTACAACGGTTGTAGAAGAGGCAGATGAAGGCAAAGGCATTGTAATGCTAGTGGATATGGGCTCTTTATTAACATTAGGAGAAATGATTTCGGAGAAAACAGGCATCCATATAGAGACAATTGATCGCGTAGATACAGTGATGGTCATAGAAGCGATTCGGCGGAGCATTTTACCTGGTGCCACTAGCAAAGATGTCGTCTATGCAGTAGAAAATTTGAATTATACCTTTAAGAAGGCCAGAGTTGATAGCAGAGTCTTAAAACGGAAAAAAGCAATTATCACCGTTTGTTTAACCGGTGAAGGGGTTGCACTGCAATGCGGCAGTCATTTGAAAAAGATATTTGGTGAAAAATTAAATAATATCGAACTGATTCACATGGGCGTTATTGGGAAAAGAGATCTACATAAACAAATACAAGAAACGATAAGTACCTATGAAATTATTGCGATAATTGGAAGTATAGATCCCAAATACCATGGAATTCCCTTTATATCATTGGAAGCGTTATTTAACCAAAGTGGTAAAAATCAAATGATTAGCCTAATCGAACATCACAATAAACAAGGCGGAATGATAACCCATAGGGGCTTGATTCCCAAAGTAGTAAAGGATGCTAAGTGTATCATGCTGACTGAAGAGCATGATAAAAAACAAGTACTTAAAAACATTTGCAATACGTTACTACAAGAAGGGTACGTAAGAGCTGGCTATTACGAAGCAGTTATGGAGCGAGAGAATATGGGCAGTTATATCATAAACCAAAAAGTTGCATTGCCCCATGCCGATAGCAGCTACGTAAATCATCCTGTAATTGTTGTTGCAAAAACAGCGAAACCAATTTTTTGGGATGACGATAATAAAGTATCCTTGATTTGTTTATTAGCGTTAGATATAGATGGAAAAGATGGTGTAAGATTTTTATTTAATAAGTTTAATAATGAAAAATTTACAACTCAAATTGGCCAAATGCAAACAGAAGAAGATATTAGGGAGGCACTACTAAATGAGTTATATTAA
- a CDS encoding biotin transporter BioY has translation MKLTLREMILISIFAALTAVGAFIKIPTPLVPFTLQFLFCAYSGIFLGGSKGLYSQLLYVSIGLMGIPIFASGGGPTYILQPTFGYLLGFMACSYTVGRLVQNFTTISFMKIFISVLLGLLLVYLCGVGYLYLIVNFYLHKQMTLQAAIGAGFLPYITSDLILSVIISLTAVRIIPILKKSGYYISTH, from the coding sequence ATGAAACTGACACTTAGGGAAATGATCTTAATTTCAATTTTTGCCGCATTAACTGCAGTAGGAGCATTTATAAAAATTCCTACGCCCCTTGTACCTTTTACACTGCAATTCTTATTTTGTGCCTATTCAGGGATTTTTTTAGGTGGAAGTAAGGGTCTTTATTCACAATTACTATATGTAAGTATCGGGTTAATGGGCATTCCGATCTTTGCTAGTGGTGGTGGTCCAACCTATATATTACAACCAACCTTTGGTTATCTTTTAGGTTTCATGGCCTGCTCCTATACAGTAGGTCGATTGGTTCAAAATTTTACTACAATAAGTTTCATGAAAATATTTATCTCCGTACTCCTCGGATTACTCCTTGTTTATTTATGTGGTGTAGGTTATTTATATCTCATCGTGAATTTCTACTTACATAAACAGATGACACTGCAGGCAGCCATCGGAGCTGGCTTTCTCCCCTACATAACTTCTGATTTAATTTTAAGTGTGATAATATCCCTTACCGCTGTTCGTATTATACCTATATTGAAAAAAAGTGGTTACTATATATCGACTCACTAA
- a CDS encoding MFS transporter, translating to MSQNTAGIETKAIAGKPTKFRWVVAGLIFLVYTVAAADRANMGMALPFIRSEFQMSNTEAGALVSLFLLAYAIAQIPSGFAFSKFGVQKIFSLAMIMTSIFTGLIGTSSSPLMMKIYRFGLGLAEGPLPIGITSTINNWFPPREKGFTTGLFLSAAKFGPVLVPPLCALIIQMSSWHYIFYLFALPGIFLSIIWYILVKNHPSESPYCSPAELKYIESEQSDQKTVVQKRPYTLKWLDQFIRARKADPLDTNSRIFRSWDIWGSTLGYFFMMGITNVLLAWIPTYLVTVKHFTIMKMGFVASAPWVGAVVGNMLGGWFSDKVINKRRKPLMMMSSLSTAFMMYALISAPNDPFFLGTLLFMTGILMNFGFSAYMVYPMGLTTKKTFPIAGSVINTGGQLGGACAPLITGMILDAYSWDAVFMFLAASSFMSLLIISTITEPVEDPLNT from the coding sequence ATGTCTCAAAACACAGCAGGTATAGAAACAAAAGCCATAGCAGGGAAACCTACTAAGTTTCGATGGGTTGTTGCAGGACTTATTTTTTTGGTATATACAGTGGCTGCCGCTGATCGTGCGAATATGGGAATGGCCTTGCCGTTTATCAGGAGTGAATTCCAGATGAGCAATACAGAGGCAGGAGCTCTTGTCAGTCTGTTTTTGTTGGCGTATGCGATTGCCCAGATACCTTCTGGGTTTGCGTTTAGTAAGTTTGGGGTACAAAAAATATTTTCATTAGCAATGATTATGACGTCTATTTTCACAGGGCTCATAGGAACTTCGAGTTCACCTCTCATGATGAAAATATATCGTTTCGGACTGGGATTGGCAGAAGGACCGCTACCGATTGGGATTACATCTACGATTAATAATTGGTTTCCGCCAAGAGAAAAAGGATTTACAACAGGTCTTTTCCTTTCCGCAGCTAAGTTTGGCCCAGTATTAGTTCCACCGCTATGTGCTCTAATCATCCAAATGTCCAGTTGGCATTATATTTTTTACTTATTTGCTTTGCCAGGTATATTCCTCTCTATCATTTGGTACATTCTAGTGAAAAATCATCCATCGGAAAGTCCATACTGTTCTCCTGCAGAATTGAAGTATATTGAGTCTGAACAGAGTGATCAAAAAACTGTGGTACAAAAGAGACCATACACGCTTAAATGGTTAGATCAATTCATCCGGGCAAGAAAAGCGGATCCTTTAGACACTAACTCCAGGATATTCCGCTCTTGGGATATATGGGGAAGTACCCTTGGTTACTTCTTTATGATGGGTATTACTAATGTCTTATTGGCCTGGATCCCCACTTATTTAGTAACTGTTAAACACTTCACGATTATGAAAATGGGTTTTGTTGCCTCGGCTCCCTGGGTAGGAGCGGTAGTAGGGAATATGTTGGGTGGTTGGTTTTCAGACAAGGTGATAAATAAACGTCGCAAGCCCCTCATGATGATGAGCTCATTGTCCACAGCTTTTATGATGTATGCATTAATAAGTGCGCCTAACGATCCATTTTTTCTCGGCACGCTTTTGTTCATGACGGGTATCCTAATGAATTTCGGCTTTTCAGCCTATATGGTATATCCTATGGGGCTGACGACTAAAAAAACATTTCCGATTGCTGGTTCTGTAATTAATACAGGCGGGCAACTTGGCGGCGCTTGTGCTCCGCTAATTACAGGGATGATTCTCGATGCGTACAGTTGGGATGCGGTATTCATGTTTTTAGCCGCTAGTTCTTTTATGAGCCTATTGATTATTTCGACAATAACCGAACCCGTCGAAGATCCTTTAAACACGTAA
- a CDS encoding RraA family protein, translating to MKNVGFRIYSKVVRPPRGLVEGFRGIPVANIADNMNRTSCMDARIRNMNGTPLLGTAFTVKSRPGDNLMLNKAIDMAASGDVIIVDTAGETGNAITGEMMITWAQQRGIAGFIIDGAVRDAGVIRKMTFPVYAAGVTPKGPYKDGPGEINVSISCGGVVINPGDIIVGDEDGVVVIDPKDAPEILIRSKATVLKEMGMMESIKSKTWDRTWVDKILHDKGCEYID from the coding sequence ATGAAAAATGTAGGATTTCGAATTTACAGCAAAGTAGTTAGACCACCAAGAGGGCTGGTAGAAGGATTTAGGGGAATACCAGTTGCAAATATCGCAGATAACATGAATCGGACATCATGCATGGACGCTAGAATTAGAAATATGAACGGAACTCCACTTTTGGGAACTGCATTCACAGTAAAATCCAGACCTGGAGATAACCTGATGTTAAATAAAGCAATTGATATGGCTGCTTCCGGCGATGTGATAATCGTAGACACTGCTGGTGAAACAGGAAATGCAATTACTGGTGAGATGATGATTACCTGGGCACAACAAAGGGGAATCGCTGGTTTTATTATTGATGGAGCGGTTCGTGATGCTGGAGTCATAAGAAAAATGACTTTTCCCGTTTACGCAGCAGGTGTAACCCCGAAAGGACCATATAAGGATGGACCTGGTGAAATTAATGTTTCAATATCATGTGGTGGTGTTGTGATAAATCCGGGGGATATAATTGTCGGTGATGAAGATGGTGTAGTTGTTATTGATCCTAAAGATGCACCGGAAATTCTGATAAGGTCTAAAGCAACGGTACTGAAAGAAATGGGGATGATGGAATCCATTAAAAGCAAAACATGGGATAGGACATGGGTAGATAAAATACTACACGATAAGGGATGCGAGTATATTGACTGA
- a CDS encoding LysR family transcriptional regulator has protein sequence MYTLGIEAFLAIVRTQSLSRAAEKLHLAQSSVSHRLKILEEMMGATLIDRGKGIKEISLTPMGAEFLQLAERWNSLWLETQILKSQGPKLSLSFGAVNSLNTFVFPPLFSAMTQHQPPVILDIHTLHSIPLYEELEKGQIHVGFALREQTLPGVNVERFLTVPMVVLRLGEPSDSNSKLINPNELDPNYELYIPWGPLFQIWHDRWWNPLCLSRIKLESAQLLFTLLQHPLQWAIVPMWIAKSALKEGKFSYYKLSDPPPDIVCYKLTHKYPKPSTLQSLTILDHYLDLLITKDFY, from the coding sequence GTGTATACTCTTGGAATTGAAGCATTCTTAGCCATCGTACGTACTCAAAGTTTAAGTCGGGCAGCAGAAAAGTTGCATCTTGCGCAGTCTAGCGTTAGTCACAGGCTCAAAATATTAGAAGAAATGATGGGAGCGACCCTGATAGATCGTGGTAAAGGAATTAAAGAAATTAGCTTAACGCCTATGGGAGCAGAATTTCTACAGTTAGCAGAAAGATGGAATTCCCTTTGGCTAGAAACTCAGATTTTAAAGTCACAAGGCCCTAAACTTTCCTTATCCTTTGGTGCCGTAAACAGTCTTAATACCTTTGTTTTCCCACCACTATTTAGTGCAATGACCCAGCACCAACCACCAGTGATATTGGATATTCATACATTACATTCTATCCCCCTTTACGAAGAACTAGAAAAAGGACAAATACACGTTGGATTTGCCCTTAGGGAACAAACCCTTCCCGGAGTAAATGTTGAACGTTTCTTGACAGTACCAATGGTAGTCCTTCGCCTGGGAGAACCTTCTGATTCTAACTCAAAGTTAATAAATCCTAATGAACTAGATCCAAACTATGAACTCTATATACCCTGGGGACCACTCTTCCAAATTTGGCATGATCGCTGGTGGAATCCGCTCTGTCTGTCAAGAATCAAACTAGAAAGTGCTCAACTATTATTTACCTTGTTGCAACATCCCCTCCAGTGGGCTATAGTGCCCATGTGGATAGCAAAGTCAGCTTTAAAAGAAGGGAAATTTTCTTATTACAAATTATCTGATCCCCCACCAGACATTGTTTGTTACAAACTTACCCATAAATACCCCAAACCAAGTACCCTGCAAAGTTTAACCATCCTAGATCATTATCTTGATTTATTAATAACGAAAGATTTTTATTAA
- a CDS encoding HD-GYP domain-containing protein, protein MSNIESPKVQKIVEQKIEFLVPGMELARDVYTSDGKILANENTIINKSIVKNLQNWDIDKVSILAEITVNPITDPKIQQFINSYNQSVTIVQKTFEDIRQTQEVPIETFTQTADDIVDNISATGNVIDQLYNLPQCDDYTFRHSVNVSAIAALIATWLKFPPESVSAIALAGLLHDVGKSQLPQEILNKSHLLAPKDYELYKTHTTLGYNLVSKIPNIAQSVLSGILDHHEREDGNGYPNNLTSEDIHPYAKIIAVADLFDESLTINCDTPGALSPYLSLDKLRQDIYSIDAKTCLTFTENMMNFLSGNLVALTNGQQGRVVFVNKDKPSNSIVQQHNGKVIDLSETDNLCIHYIVR, encoded by the coding sequence ATGAGTAATATAGAATCTCCTAAAGTACAAAAAATAGTCGAACAAAAAATTGAATTTTTAGTACCAGGAATGGAATTAGCTCGTGATGTCTATACAAGCGATGGAAAAATTTTGGCAAATGAAAATACGATCATCAATAAATCAATTGTAAAGAATTTGCAAAATTGGGATATCGACAAGGTTTCTATACTTGCTGAAATAACAGTTAATCCTATAACAGATCCCAAAATCCAACAATTTATCAACAGCTATAATCAATCTGTAACCATAGTTCAAAAAACCTTTGAAGATATTCGTCAAACACAAGAAGTCCCCATTGAAACCTTTACCCAAACTGCCGATGATATCGTTGATAATATATCTGCCACTGGCAATGTTATCGACCAATTATATAATTTACCCCAATGTGATGACTATACATTTCGTCATAGCGTTAATGTCAGTGCCATAGCAGCTCTCATAGCTACGTGGCTAAAATTCCCCCCCGAAAGTGTTAGCGCCATTGCTTTAGCTGGGTTACTACATGATGTAGGTAAATCTCAACTGCCACAGGAAATATTAAATAAATCCCATCTTCTTGCTCCTAAGGACTATGAATTATACAAAACACATACTACTCTTGGTTATAATTTAGTCAGCAAAATACCAAATATAGCCCAAAGTGTACTTTCGGGAATATTAGACCATCATGAAAGAGAAGATGGAAATGGTTATCCTAATAATTTGACCTCAGAAGATATTCATCCTTATGCCAAGATTATAGCGGTTGCGGATTTATTTGATGAATCTTTAACTATAAACTGCGATACTCCTGGTGCATTGAGCCCTTATTTAAGTTTAGATAAATTACGCCAAGACATTTACTCGATTGATGCTAAAACTTGTCTTACTTTTACTGAAAATATGATGAACTTTCTCTCTGGCAACCTGGTCGCTCTCACAAATGGTCAACAGGGACGAGTTGTTTTTGTAAATAAAGATAAACCATCTAACTCCATTGTGCAGCAACATAATGGTAAAGTTATTGATCTATCAGAGACAGATAATCTTTGTATCCATTATATTGTTAGGTAG
- a CDS encoding LysO family transporter: MEIVIISLLAGCLLGASNLITERWIGHLDKIVMMIVFILLVSVGIGIGSNQELITNLTILGWKALVIAALSTAGSIFALWFLVSKANFLQNHATEEKQL; the protein is encoded by the coding sequence ATGGAGATTGTTATAATAAGCCTATTGGCTGGTTGTTTACTGGGAGCCAGTAATTTGATTACCGAAAGATGGATTGGGCATTTAGATAAAATTGTAATGATGATTGTATTCATTTTATTAGTTTCGGTCGGTATTGGAATTGGCAGTAATCAAGAACTCATCACCAATTTGACCATATTAGGCTGGAAAGCACTGGTGATTGCAGCATTAAGTACTGCTGGTAGTATATTCGCCTTATGGTTTCTAGTCTCTAAAGCAAATTTTCTACAAAATCACGCCACAGAGGAAAAACAATTATGA
- a CDS encoding lysine exporter LysO family protein — protein sequence MKMIGCIVAAVLAGISLGWLMPSVMNSQVLDNVITYVLAAMLFGVGISIGHNRRELVKIKAVGWRILLVPLAIAAGSLLGASIASLFFNMSLKEVLVVGAGFGWYSLSSVLITQLYNAELGAIAFLANVFRELMAFVLIPFLAIQIDKIVAIAPGGATTMDSTLPLIAKMTDTPTAMIAFVSGLILTTLVPFLIPLLLTIHYG from the coding sequence ATGAAAATGATTGGCTGTATTGTAGCAGCAGTTTTAGCGGGTATTTCTCTTGGATGGCTGATGCCTTCTGTTATGAATTCCCAAGTATTAGATAATGTAATCACCTACGTATTGGCGGCCATGTTATTTGGCGTAGGTATTAGTATTGGACATAACCGCCGAGAATTAGTAAAAATAAAAGCAGTCGGCTGGCGCATTCTACTAGTTCCCTTAGCCATTGCTGCTGGCAGTCTTTTAGGTGCTTCCATAGCTAGCTTATTTTTCAACATGTCTTTGAAAGAAGTATTAGTTGTTGGAGCAGGGTTTGGCTGGTACAGTTTATCAAGTGTGTTAATTACCCAGCTTTATAACGCTGAATTAGGAGCTATTGCATTTTTGGCAAACGTTTTTCGTGAATTAATGGCTTTTGTGTTAATTCCGTTTTTAGCTATTCAAATTGATAAAATTGTGGCGATTGCTCCTGGGGGTGCGACGACGATGGACTCCACTTTACCGCTTATCGCTAAAATGACGGATACGCCCACGGCAATGATTGCTTTCGTAAGCGGCCTTATCTTAACAACCTTAGTACCATTTCTTATCCCCTTATTGTTGACAATTCACTATGGATAG
- a CDS encoding PLP-dependent aminotransferase family protein: MFVLNEKLKTPLYTQLYEQIRTQILSGHLSPGTKIPSSRKLSNDLHISRTTVEMAYQQLYSEGYIYAKSRIGYYIEALDLNSVSTPLESAVIPTEVMQPTNIQGKYDLRYGKLDPGLIPFSHWQRLINKCIREEKDNLTDYGAPNGNIGLRKEIARYLHDYRGVKCSVEQIILTSGTQHSLTLACQLLKEKTDSIAVEDPGFFGAHSVFANAGFTILPIPLNHHGLAVKVLAATKAGAVYVTPSHQFPTGRIMPITRRLRLVAWARTNNTFIIEDDYSSHLRYNVKPIQSLQSLASDKVIYMGSFSKALLPSLRTAYVVLPEQLIKSSRTLLSGIPSSVPHIIQRSLEFFMQEGHWERHLRKMTRQLKKRHDMLMGILKAEFKDHICISGMNAGVHLLVELDCLASEQELIAAAGRKGVQIRSSGNLWMNQSDEGKVHVLLGFSAISPELISKAVQALHNAWLPYLCDKPL; the protein is encoded by the coding sequence ATGTTCGTATTAAATGAAAAACTAAAAACTCCTTTATACACCCAGCTCTACGAGCAAATCAGGACTCAAATTTTAAGTGGGCACCTTTCTCCCGGTACAAAGATTCCATCCAGCCGTAAACTCTCAAATGATTTACATATTAGTCGTACTACTGTTGAAATGGCTTATCAACAACTCTATTCTGAAGGATACATTTACGCCAAATCGCGGATTGGGTATTATATTGAAGCACTGGACTTAAACAGTGTCTCTACTCCTCTAGAATCAGCAGTTATTCCAACGGAAGTTATGCAGCCAACAAATATACAAGGGAAATACGACCTTCGGTATGGCAAACTTGATCCAGGGCTCATTCCCTTCTCACATTGGCAACGGCTTATCAATAAATGTATTCGGGAAGAAAAAGATAATCTCACCGATTACGGGGCGCCCAATGGTAATATTGGCCTCCGTAAAGAAATAGCGAGATATTTGCATGACTATCGAGGTGTGAAATGTAGTGTTGAGCAGATCATTCTTACTTCCGGAACACAACATAGTCTTACCTTGGCTTGTCAGCTGCTAAAAGAAAAAACAGATAGTATCGCAGTAGAAGATCCTGGTTTTTTCGGTGCCCATTCCGTCTTTGCTAATGCCGGATTTACGATTCTACCTATTCCATTGAATCATCATGGTTTAGCTGTTAAAGTACTTGCTGCAACCAAAGCTGGAGCAGTCTACGTTACCCCTTCCCATCAATTCCCGACTGGCCGCATCATGCCAATTACTCGGCGACTGCGTCTCGTTGCTTGGGCACGTACCAACAATACCTTCATTATAGAAGACGATTACAGTTCTCATCTTCGTTATAACGTTAAACCGATACAATCCCTTCAAAGTCTAGCATCAGACAAAGTCATTTATATGGGTAGTTTTTCGAAAGCTTTGCTACCTTCTCTGCGAACTGCTTACGTAGTTCTGCCTGAGCAGCTTATTAAATCATCTCGCACTCTGCTATCTGGTATTCCCTCATCTGTTCCCCATATAATACAGAGGTCACTGGAATTTTTTATGCAAGAAGGTCATTGGGAACGTCACCTACGAAAAATGACACGGCAGTTGAAGAAGAGGCATGACATGCTGATGGGGATACTTAAAGCTGAATTTAAAGATCATATTTGCATATCCGGAATGAATGCTGGGGTCCATCTTCTAGTAGAGTTAGATTGCCTTGCTTCGGAACAGGAACTAATTGCAGCTGCTGGGCGTAAAGGCGTGCAGATACGTTCCAGCGGCAATCTATGGATGAACCAATCAGACGAAGGAAAAGTACATGTTTTGCTAGGTTTTAGCGCGATATCTCCCGAGCTCATTTCAAAGGCAGTGCAAGCTTTACATAATGCTTGGCTACCTTATCTTTGCGATAAGCCTTTGTAA
- a CDS encoding HD domain-containing protein, translated as MKIPDRDTAKQFLLEAEKFNPGNWVPHSLFTAQAAEAIAKVHPELDSEVAYVMGYLHDIGRRAGITYLRHSLDGYHFLQQQGYEDAARICITHTFWFNGLEDYPGKWDCSAEEIHFLKSYITSIDYNEYDRLIQLCDCLALPTGFCLLEKRLVDVALRYGTTEYTTAKWKLLFENKARFEQRIGRSIYDLLPGVKENTFR; from the coding sequence ATGAAAATCCCCGACAGGGATACGGCTAAACAGTTCTTACTAGAAGCAGAAAAATTCAATCCAGGGAATTGGGTACCACACTCTTTGTTTACTGCCCAGGCTGCTGAGGCGATTGCGAAAGTGCATCCAGAGCTTGATAGTGAAGTGGCTTATGTGATGGGATATTTGCATGATATCGGCAGACGGGCAGGGATAACGTATCTGCGTCATTCTCTTGATGGTTATCATTTTTTACAACAACAAGGATATGAGGATGCTGCGAGGATTTGTATTACCCATACATTTTGGTTCAATGGCCTAGAGGATTATCCTGGGAAGTGGGATTGCTCAGCAGAGGAAATACATTTTTTAAAATCCTACATAACATCGATTGATTATAATGAATATGATCGGCTTATTCAGTTATGTGATTGCCTAGCACTTCCTACCGGATTTTGCCTACTGGAAAAAAGATTAGTCGATGTTGCCCTGCGATATGGCACGACTGAGTATACTACGGCCAAGTGGAAGCTACTGTTTGAAAATAAGGCAAGATTTGAACAAAGGATTGGCAGGTCTATTTACGATTTGCTGCCAGGTGTGAAGGAGAATACTTTTAGGTAA